AGTTACATTAGTTATCCAATCTGCATGAGTATGAATACATAAATCATCTGAATCTGTAATATTATCCAAATCATCATCTGGAATAATATATAATATTGTGAAGTTAGGTTCTTGTCCAGTAATATCACTAGTATAAATTGCAGAGACATCTGCCCCACCAGTAGCATTAATTCCAAGACCATAATTATCATAACTTTCATTAATCCATCCTTGTGCTATTCCCGCAATGTCTACAGAAAAATATTCATTACTCAAAGTAGGCATGATTATAGACTGAAATATATTTACATCTACATCACTACCATTATAATTCCAATCAGCAGGGTCATTTTCTGAAGTTAAATTATCTATGTTATCACCAAAATATTTTTCTATCCAAGTAGAACCATTTATAGAATCAGAATTAATACCTGAACCAGAACCTGCCCCCTCTTTCCAAAAAGAATCAATTTTGTAAATTGATAAAGTACTTGGTGCACCTACAACATTTAAACTAAGATTTGCATAAATTAATTCAGAATTAGAAGGCAAAGCAGTTAAATTAAATTCTAATAACATCAAGCAAGGGGTATTTCCTCCAGAAAGATATTGATTAGTTCCATAGTTATACTGAGATTCAGGATAATTAGAATCATCAGAACCATCATTATCATAAATAATAGTATCTTTTCCTGCTGCGGCACTTGGTTGAACTGAGTAAGTATCATTACTTCCGACGCTTATTGCACAGCCATCAACATTTACATTACTTATCCAATCAGCATGTGTTTCTGGACAATAATCATCTGCATTTAAAACCCCATCATTATCTAAATCAGTTTCAGAAGCAACTGCAACATCATGCCCAGTAATTAAATTATTATTAGATAAATTCTGCAAAGCAAAAAATCCAAATACAAAAAATAAAGTTAATAATAAAAAAATAAAGTGATGTGCTTTATGCTCATTAGTAAAAGAATTATGAATTTTGCTAATAAACTTTGTAGGAGAACCAAAATTTTTTATAGAAATTAAACTTTTTTTAGGATTTTTTCCAAGATATTTTGTTCTAATCTTACCATCTTTTCCACGCACACTTTCGTAATAATAAGGGCCTATCTTTTTTCCATTTTTTAGAACATATTTTGCAAAAACCAAATTTAACCCTCTTTTTTGTGTTTTAAGCAGGTTATCCTACGCTTAAATCAAAGAAATGCAAACTTTATTTATATATTTTACTAAGAAATTAAGGTTATCCTACTATATTTCTAACTAGAGACTAAAAATAAAAGAAAAAAAGAAAAAAATAGACTTAGTAATAAGTCTGACCAGTTGAACTCTCAGTCATTTCTTCTTCATCATCGCCTTTCAATTTGTTGAAAGCTATGATAAGTCCGATTATAACTAAGATTATTGCTAATACAGCAAATCCAATTTCAAGTCCAGTTTTAACACTGTCCCAGTTGCTTGAAGCTTTAACAACATTTGCAGTTAAGTTCATTTCCTTAGCTACTTTGCTGTCTGCTTTTATTTTAGCTGTGAAAGTTTTTTCACCTAAAGCTGCATCTGAGTTTGCTTTAACTGTAACTTTTATTTCTCCAACTTTTCCTGAAGCAACTTTTACACTTTGGCTAGTTACTGTTGACCATGCATCTGCACCAACAATTTCAACAGAATATTCTTTTTCAGAACTTCCAAAGTTTGTTATTGCAATTGCGTAAACAGCTTCAGTACCTTGTACAATTTCGTTTGAACTAGTTATTGCTGTGATAGCATCTTTTGCTATTGCTTTTGATTCAACTACTTTAACAGTTTGTTTTGAAACAATCTTGTCAAAATATTCGTTGTCATAATTATCACTTGAAACAGTAACAATTACATCGTAATCTTTAGCTTCAGCATCTGCACTTATTTTGAATTGGAACTCTTTCTTGAATTCTTCTCCAGCGTCTAATGCATCAACTTTTTCAGACTCTTTAATATTCAATTCAGGTATAGCAACTTGAACTACAACATCTTCTTCGTCTTCTCTACCATTGTTTTCAACCCATACTTTAGCTTGGAATGTTTTTCCTGCTTCAACAGTTTCTGAACCACTAGTTGAAACTATTTCAACATTTTTAACTTCTAAGTTGTATGCGTCTTTCATAATTTTTAATGGCATACTGAAAACTTTCATTTCACTGTAACCAGAATCAACTACTATATTTATTTCATAGTCTCCTTCTTTAACTTTATCTTCTGGTATTTCTAAGTTCAAAGTTATTTTTTCAACTACATTTTCATATAAGTTGAATGCCTTTGTTGAATCTTCTATATCTCTTTTAGTTCCGTCAATCCATGCTCTAACTTTAGCATCTTTGACATCTGCACTTGATCTTAATTGAAGTTCTATCTTCAAATTTTCACCAAGTCCAGCACCGTATATTCTGCTAGTGCTATATGAATCGATTAAATCACCATCAATTTTAATGCTGTCAACTGTAAATTTGTCTTCTGTAAAGACTGCAGCTTGAGCAACTGATGTGAATACCATCAATACTAATGCAAGCACTGCAAACATTGTTTTTTTCATTTTTCAAAATCCTCCTATAGGTTTTGTTCTATAACAGTTAACTATAAACCTCTAAGCTTGTAAAGTAAAGCTCTCCCTCATAATCTGAATTTGTAACACTTGCTACAACTCCATACTCACCTGGTTGTATATCACTAGGTAAGCTGATTACTAAGTTTATAATATCCGAATCACCTTTCTTCAATTCAGATATTTCAGCTTTTGCTTTAACAGCTAATTCTGGTATATTAACTGATATTTCCATTTCTTCTTCGTCCGCAAATTCGTTTCTAACAAATACTGCAACACTTAAGTCTTCGCCAACCATTGCACTATCTTCAATTCTTACACTATCAATTACAAAATAATGTGGCCTTTTTGCAACTACCCTTATATTTGCAGTTGTAACTGTTTGCCCACCAGCTTTATCTTCGGCTGTTACTGTTATTGCATATTCTCCTGCATCTCCAGCATGAGTTCTCCATCTTCCCTGTTTGTCTATATTTGCTGTTTTTCCTTTAGAATTTGCAACTGGTTTAAAGCTAATTATAACATCATTTGCATCTTCTGCATCAAATGTTCTAACTTTTAATACTGCTTCTTCACCTTCATACACTGTAACATCACTTACTTCTAAGCTTGGAAGTGTATTTTCAGCTGTAAACACTAATTTTTGTGCTCCAGTATTTCCTTTTGTATCCATTGCAACAGCTTCAACTGTATATGTCTTCTTTTCAGTCACTGTAAATTCAGTTTCTAAGACTGAACTTGTTGAACTTACGATTTTATTATTATCAACTTTAATTTCAAGACTTGATATTCCTGATTCATCACTTGCAACTGCTTTAATCTTAATTTTTTGATTTAAAACAGGATTGTTTGGTGATATTGTAAGCACAATTATAGGTGCTGTTTGATCTATTTCAAAAGTTGAAGGATCATCTTTTGTTCCTTCTTCAATGGGATCATTTTTTTCATCAGGTATTTCATCTTCAGCTTGATCACTATCAGTATCCCAGTTTGTACTATCTCCAGGATTTCCTAAATTATCTAATGGATCTAAATCTGTACTAATTGTTTCTCCTTCTTTAGGAAATAACCAATTAACAAGATTATCCCATATTTGACCAATGCTTATTCCTGAATCTGAACTTCCACTATCAGAACTTGAATCTGAATCAGAGTCAGAACCACCTAATGATTCTCCAATTGCTAAAGTACTAACTGTACTTAAGCTAATCATTAAGACTGCTAATATTGTAAATAATATTTTTTTCATTCTTTGAACCCCCACTTAAAACCTTTTTTGAATATTGAAGTTAAGACTACCTACTTTGTTTCCTTTTTTATCTTGTAGTCTGCTATATTTTAGCTTAGCTTCTGCATTCAATCCCTTAAAGCACTTTCCACCTTCAATTTGTATTTGGTTTTGGTAGTTTTTTCCTGTAGCTTCAAAACTTGCTCCAAGTCCACCCATCCAACCATTAGTTGTTTTATAAGCTAAGGCAGCTTGAATAAATCTTTTCTCACTTAGGTCTTGTCTACTTGCAACAGATTGTCTTCCTGCTGCAGCCATCCAAGTTAAACCATCCCACATATCTTGATAGGAATTAAATACATCTAATCCAACTCTATTTGTATAATTTTGAATAGTTTCTTTTATTACTTGATAAGGTATCTTTACTGTGTTTCCACCAACTTCAATAACTGCCTTATTGTCATCAGCTAAAACCAAAGTGTATAGGTTATTACCTAAAATACCTGCAGAAGTAGTTGGCATTTTTCCACCTTTACCATTCATATTTCTTACTGCCGATACAAAAGCATGCTTATCATTTCTTATATATTCTGCCCATCCTTTTAAGTCAACTCCATCTCCAGAAGTATTTATTCCTAAACCCAATCTTCCTTTTTTAAGATCTTTTGTATAACTTACTTTTGTCTTAGGAGCTTTTCTTTGATCAAATAAAACTGAGGCACCAATATTTCCTAATTTTCCCATATTAAACCAGGCACCTAAATCTCCACTTGCATCTTTACCATTTGTTTTAGCTAAAATCATAGCTTCAACTAGATCTTTAACAAATCCATGATAACCTGCATAAAGTGGAAGATTTGCATTTGCAATTCCATAAACTATATCTGCTGTCATTGTTTTTCCATCAGCATCAAGTTTTCCTGCTTTTCCTTCAATTATAGTAACTAAATCTTCTCTTCTATTTGGATATCCAAACAATTCAAGACTTATTCCATTATATCTTTCTATTGAAGTATCTACTTCATCAAATCCAGGTTTTTCTCTTATTGGTTCTACAACAACTGTATCTGATGTTTCTTTGATTTTATGTTTGAAAACATTTGCAATATAACTTTTTGCCTTGCTTAAAAATCCAGGTTGTGATATTTTTGGAGTTTCTGATATGGTTTCTCCAGAAGTATCCTCTACTCCACTTGCTACTGGAGCAATTGGATTTGCAGGTGAATCTGATTTAATATCTTCTTTCATCCTTTTACTTATATCATCTAATTCTTTTACTTTAGCATCAAGATCTTTTTGAGCTTGTTCTAATCTTAACTTTGTATCAGAATCACTATCATCGCTTGATTTTAAAGCTAGTGAATCTCCTTTATCATCATCTGTAGATTCTATTTTTACAACTTGACTTGAAACAAGTTCTGCAACATCTTCAGCATCTAAAACTAAATGATTCTTACCCATTATAATATGATAAGTATCCACTTTAACTGATTTTGATATTTCATCTACATCACCTGTAGCATAAATAGCATTTATTTTATTTGCATCTATAGCATATTTTTTTCCATTACTCAATACTTCTTGTTTGTCTAATTTACTTCTTAAATCATTATTTAAGTTAAATGAAAATACATATCCTTCTAAATTTCCTATTGGATTTTTAACAACAACACCCAAATTTCCATCAGTTATGTCTAAATAACTTATTTCAGAATTCTTTTTATTTTTGTCAGTAAGTGCACTCAAAGGTGATTTTATTTGAGTAAACACATCATTTATTGTTTGATAAACTGCTTGTGTTTTTTTATTGTTCTTAAGAGTATTCATATATTCTTTAACACTTTTTTGACCACTTAAAGTTCTTGCATCTGCAGTACCCTTCATTGATTGATATAAAAGTGCTAACTCTACTGCACCCAATAGAACTTTCTTAACTATTCCATTTTGTTTAATCATTTTAATTGTCCTCCAATTTTGTAAAAACACCCCTCGCTTAAACCTAAAAAAACTTTAAACTTTGTTTAAACAGCCTTTAAAGGTCATTATTAGGATTTTAACTCTAAAGTAATAGCTAAATATGTCCTTACATTTATAAACCTTTCCGTTTGTAATCATTATTGAATAGTAACTTTAACTAAATTCCAATTATTCCTACTCTTTTCAGCAAAACCCATATAAATACTTTTAGATGTTATTACTAAGGTTTACTACACATTTAGAAATCTGTTACCTCAAAACAAGATAACAAAAAAAGCGTTGTAAAAAATGGGAGCACCAGGATTTGAACCTGGATCAGTCGGTTTCTTCCTAATTACCATTAAGGTAACAATCTTAAACTGGAGCCGACGAGGATACCTGATTACCCCATACTCCCATAAATATTTCTTAGAAAGAGGTTATTTATAAAATGTACTGAAAATTAGAAAACTACCTAATTTAATTATATAATCTACTGTTATCTAATTAGTAAATGACTTAAGTAAATTATAAATTAAATGCTTTTAGATTAAGATATGAAAAGAATTAAGTCATTTACTCAATATTAACATACTTCAACGGGTTCTTTATCTGCTTTTAATCCAACAAACCTATGACCAAACATCTTAAGTCTATCTACTAAACTTACATCAGTTTTAGCACATAACTCGATTATTCTCTCAGCAAGAATTTCACTTTGCAAAGTAAGATAAGAATTAGGATATACAATTGAATAAAATTTATTTTGTCTACTTGCCAAAGGATATCTACTATCTTCTATTAATGGAGGTATATCTTCAAAAATTATATCCTTTAAACCACCAAATTTGTCTTCAATATCTTTTTTAACTGATTTTAGAGCTTCTAAATTTGAAGGTTCTTTATATGTCTCAGTTATAAAATCATCTTTATTATCTTTATTAATCTTGCCTTCTAAATCTTCATCTTTTATATCTTTAATAAGAACATAACTTTTAGAACCGAAAAGACTGGTTTTAATTGGAAATTTATAAGAAACTTCTTTACCAAAAGTAAGTTTATTTGTAATCAAAGCTACTCTTAATTTTTTATTAGTTTTGTTTGTCTTCGCATATTCCCAGAGAGAATGCAAATAAATCTTTAAATCTTTTTCACAACTTTCAGATTCATCAGGTAAATCACTATATACTGCCAAAAGTAAATGAGAAGATATTCCAATATTTCTAATAAAGCTATTTTCTCCTGCAGCACCATCAAATACACTCTTAGTATACCTATCTGGAATAAAACGAGTAAATGTAGTCTTTAAAAGAATACGCATAAATTCTTCGCTATTAACATTTTCCTTTTGAGTAGCTAAATCAGATATAGTTCCTGCAACAGGTAAAAGATCTACAGGATATTTAGCACCAGGAATAGAAATTTTTACAAGATTATCTTCAATTACTTTTTGAAAATCAGTAGTTTCACACACTAATTGCATGGCCCTCTTATTTAAATTTGCGTTACGTAATCTTTCCTTTTCAGCTTCATATTTTTGACTATCTCCTTTAGAAGAAAATTTTGCTTGATAATCAATATTATTCATAATTCTTAGCATGTTATCTCTATTTTTAGGATCTTCAAAACTTTCCTTTGCTAATCTTTTCAAATAACCATAATGTTCTTGATAAATTCTGTAACCTTCTTTAGCTAATTCAGATAAACCAACAATTTTATTATGATAAGTTTGACATCCAGTTAGTCTTTGAAGAAGATTACCATTTTCTCTATCTAAATCTACAACTAAAATTTTCTCTCCTCTTCTTGCCAAACCATAAACTGCTTGCCCTACACTAGAAGTTTTTCCAGAACCGCCTTTACCACCTATAATAGTTATAAATTCACAAGTCATATAAACCTACCAATAAAACTATTCTCTCATATCGTCTTCAGGATGTTGAGCAAAGTAACACTGTTCAAGAGTTTTGTATTCTTTGCTTTCTTTACCAAAAACTAATGCTGCAGTTGCAAGATTTCCAGCATTATACCAAGGAGCAACACCTTGTTTAATTTCATTTTGATTTATTCTTACAAATTGTTCAGGTGTTAAACCATTATTTGAAATTCGTGCTAGTTTATATGCTTCAGGTGGAACACTTGCGCTATTGTCCCCATAACCCCATCTATCAAGCAAAGCTAAAAATATTTCATCTGTGTTCACTACAGGATATCTTCCTAATTTTAGGTTTGTTTTTTCTTCTAAAGTTAAACGAGTTAATTTACCCTGATATTTTTTTGCTAGTTTCTCATTTGCTGTGGTAAGTTGAGCTTTTTCTACTTCAACAGTCTCAATTTTATGCTTTTGAGATTTAATATATCTTAAAAGTCCTTGCGCATAATCTG
This genomic interval from Candidatus Woesearchaeota archaeon contains the following:
- a CDS encoding AAA family ATPase yields the protein MTCEFITIIGGKGGSGKTSSVGQAVYGLARRGEKILVVDLDRENGNLLQRLTGCQTYHNKIVGLSELAKEGYRIYQEHYGYLKRLAKESFEDPKNRDNMLRIMNNIDYQAKFSSKGDSQKYEAEKERLRNANLNKRAMQLVCETTDFQKVIEDNLVKISIPGAKYPVDLLPVAGTISDLATQKENVNSEEFMRILLKTTFTRFIPDRYTKSVFDGAAGENSFIRNIGISSHLLLAVYSDLPDESESCEKDLKIYLHSLWEYAKTNKTNKKLRVALITNKLTFGKEVSYKFPIKTSLFGSKSYVLIKDIKDEDLEGKINKDNKDDFITETYKEPSNLEALKSVKKDIEDKFGGLKDIIFEDIPPLIEDSRYPLASRQNKFYSIVYPNSYLTLQSEILAERIIELCAKTDVSLVDRLKMFGHRFVGLKADKEPVEVC